CTTAGCGGCGCACTCTTGAGGCTGGATTTGGCAAAAGTGGCGCTGGCGGTCCAGGTGCCCGCCAAGGTCGGCGTGAAGCGCACCCGCCAGCCCGCCGTCCCTTTGGGTTGCAGGGTGGCCCGGTCAAAGTCCTGATACCAGAAGGCCGGGACGGTCACAGTTTTTCCGGCAGGTGAGGTGAAGCTGACGTTCAGTTCAGCCTGCGCCGGGTCGTAGGGGTTGGCGAAGCTGCCGTCCGTGCTGAGACTGAACTCAGTAGGATTGAACGCAGATGAAGCATTCTCAGGTGCTGAGAGACTGAGCTGGGTGGGTGCGGTATTGGTCTGGGCAGCGGCGAACAGGGAGAGTGAGAGGCCCAGCGCCAGCAGCTTGGGCTTCATCAGTCGTCTCCCGCCACCGCTTGCCGGGTTTGGGTGACGGTAACGGCAGGATTGATGTCGGCCAGCAGCGCCCGGTAGATCGGCTCCACCACTTCTGAACTCTGCGCCAGCGCTTCGATTGGATACAGCAGCAGATCGCGGTTGCCGGTTCTGACCCACAGTGGGCGGCCCAGCTCGTCGGTGCCGATCAGCTCGGCGTCTCCCAGATTCTGGGCGTCCAGCAGCAGCGGGGTGGTGGCCAGCGCGTTGGCGTGGGCAGGCAGCGGCCAGGAATGTCCGTCGACCAGCAGTTGCGTCGGGGCCGTCTCGGAGAGGCCGTAGCGGTTGTGCGGCAGCCCCCCGAAGAAGGCTTGGGGGTCATGGACCCAGGCCCCGGTGTGAATATCCAGTGGGCCGTGAAAGTAGCTGTAAACGACGCGCCCGGCGTGTTTGGCGAGCGCTGCCCAGGTGGGGGCCAGCAATTTCTGGGTGGAGGGCACCAGCAGAATGTCCGGCACCCTGGCCGTTCCCGTCAGAAATTCCCGCTCCGGCACGATGCGCGGCAGGTAGCCGAGGTTCCTGAGCGCCGCGTAACTGTTGCGGAGCGCCCGCTTGACGAAATCACGGTCATCCCAGGAAAAGGGGTAACGCTCCGGCAGAAAGGACGTGATGAGCAGGCCGACTTCCGGCAACTCGGGCAGCGGAGCGGTAATGGCCTCGCGCAGCGCCGCCGCCGCCAGCTTGGGCGTGCGGTCGCTGTTGAGCAGGCCGAAGCGCAGCTCGAAGCCGTGGTGGAAGTAGGGCAAGTCCCCAGTCAGCTCGAAGTCGAAGCCGCACCACCAGCAGATATGGCTGGCTCCCTGCAAACGGGCTTCGGTGGCCACCTTGCCTGCGAACTCGGCGATCTGGGATTCTCCGAAGGTGTTCTGTGAGGCTCCGAACTCTTCCAACCAGACCTCGCGCCCATGGGCCAGCGCCGTGGCCGTGCCCACTGCCAGCCCGTAGGCCGCCAGTTGCCGTCCAGCGTCGGTTTCAGCAATGTAGAGGTGCGGCCCCAGGATGTCCTGGGCGTGTTCGGGAGCAAAGCCCGTTTCGTCGCCGAGGCAGTACCACGCGCCGTCGCCCAGACTGACTGGTAGACGCGGCTCCACTTCGGCCAGCACGCCGCACAGCCGCTCGGCCCAGCCGCCCACCGTGGCTTTGGTGCCCACGCCCGCGTAAATCGGCATCTCGTTGGAGAGGATGTAAGCCGAGAGCGCCGGATGCTGGCCGACCCGCGCCGTTACTTCCCGCAGATACAGGGCCTGAATGTCCAGCAAACGGGCATCGCTGTAGA
This portion of the Deinococcus rubellus genome encodes:
- a CDS encoding glycoside hydrolase 5 family protein encodes the protein MTNHPAKFGVNYWPVYAGPKMWRDFRPHEIELDLAALRGVGVDYLRAFLFWPDFMPTPDRVEPEMLGKLEQFLDLCLAADLQVHLSFLVGHMSGENWSPAWLPDSTQLYSDARLLDIQALYLREVTARVGQHPALSAYILSNEMPIYAGVGTKATVGGWAERLCGVLAEVEPRLPVSLGDGAWYCLGDETGFAPEHAQDILGPHLYIAETDAGRQLAAYGLAVGTATALAHGREVWLEEFGASQNTFGESQIAEFAGKVATEARLQGASHICWWCGFDFELTGDLPYFHHGFELRFGLLNSDRTPKLAAAALREAITAPLPELPEVGLLITSFLPERYPFSWDDRDFVKRALRNSYAALRNLGYLPRIVPEREFLTGTARVPDILLVPSTQKLLAPTWAALAKHAGRVVYSYFHGPLDIHTGAWVHDPQAFFGGLPHNRYGLSETAPTQLLVDGHSWPLPAHANALATTPLLLDAQNLGDAELIGTDELGRPLWVRTGNRDLLLYPIEALAQSSEVVEPIYRALLADINPAVTVTQTRQAVAGDD